In Chloroflexota bacterium, a single window of DNA contains:
- a CDS encoding cellulase family glycosylhydrolase, producing MNRALASVPRLVLIAAVFLIPYGCGPLRLPSPRPTGAPEAAIHVFLWGNPQTTDRDLKLARDAGFTWVKQRFEWRNIERDAKGRFEWNEPDRIVNAVRAQGLKLVARVDGHPGWSRADGLYPDDGPPDRLSDWTDYLSALASRYKGRIQAYEIWNEPNLSREWGDREPSADEYVALLKASYATIKRADPDALVVTAGLSPTTDNSPAAHPDAIYLRDMYAAGAKGSFDILGVHAAGFKAPPETDPGVAANDPALTNHDPSSPELRRSYVFRHVEDMRQIMVQQGDGDRRMAVLEMGWDSDPRPGSPYAWHSVTEQQKADYLVRAFKYARANWPWMAFMTVIYMPDPTWKGDQEQLFWSISNQDGTPRDAYRELKSYLTAS from the coding sequence GTGAATCGAGCCCTGGCGTCGGTTCCCCGCCTGGTCCTCATCGCTGCCGTTTTCCTCATCCCATACGGCTGTGGCCCCCTCCGGCTGCCCTCGCCGCGGCCCACCGGGGCACCGGAGGCCGCGATCCACGTGTTTCTGTGGGGCAACCCGCAGACGACCGATCGAGATCTGAAGCTGGCCAGGGACGCCGGATTCACCTGGGTGAAGCAGCGCTTCGAGTGGCGCAACATCGAACGGGACGCGAAGGGTCGGTTCGAGTGGAACGAGCCCGACCGGATCGTCAACGCCGTCCGAGCCCAGGGCTTGAAGCTGGTCGCTCGGGTCGACGGACACCCTGGCTGGTCCCGAGCCGACGGCCTTTACCCCGATGACGGCCCGCCCGACCGACTTTCCGACTGGACTGACTATCTCTCCGCGCTCGCTTCGCGGTACAAGGGCCGGATTCAGGCGTATGAGATCTGGAACGAGCCGAACCTCTCCCGCGAATGGGGCGACCGCGAGCCCAGCGCCGACGAATACGTGGCGCTGCTGAAGGCGAGCTACGCGACCATCAAGCGCGCGGACCCCGACGCGCTGGTGGTGACGGCCGGCCTATCACCGACAACGGACAACAGCCCGGCCGCGCACCCCGACGCCATCTATCTCCGCGACATGTACGCCGCTGGGGCCAAGGGATCGTTCGATATTCTGGGCGTTCACGCGGCCGGCTTCAAAGCCCCGCCCGAGACGGATCCGGGCGTTGCGGCGAACGATCCCGCCCTGACCAATCACGATCCGAGCAGCCCTGAGCTTCGGCGCTCATATGTATTCCGGCACGTCGAGGACATGCGCCAGATCATGGTCCAGCAGGGCGACGGCGACCGCCGCATGGCCGTGCTGGAGATGGGATGGGACAGCGATCCGCGCCCGGGATCCCCGTACGCGTGGCACAGCGTCACCGAGCAGCAGAAGGCCGACTACCTCGTCCGCGCCTTCAAATACGCGCGCGCCAACTGGCCCTGGATGGCCTTCATGACCGTGATCTACATGCCCGACCCGACGTGGAAGGGAGATCAGGAGCAGCTTTTCTGGAGCATCTCGAACCAGGACGGAACGCCGCGCGACGCGTACCGCGAGCTGAAGTCGTATCTGACGGCGTCATGA
- a CDS encoding beta-galactosidase: MELSQAQQLHGYVTPSETRKDAAAPPSQSSPTAAAGATTGAGTSTPLPTGDQTAASDSSGASTADDSGTLAGGADVTAQRVIPHVSGPQYGMNIFVWDKPLTIDRDLRKVTSAQFGWQKTLFQWRLIEPERGVFDWSAADAVVRASNDAGVRVIARLDFQPDWARADGAHNGPPDNYDDFGDFVQALVDRYQSGSPYGTIDAIEVWNEPNLWRDWGGASIGPGSAANYVRLLCTAYRAAKQTSADIVVISAALTPTGTLNSEAANDVVFTQWMYDAGAKPCFDVLGAHGAGYKAPPWVGTAELAANPLWGGDQSFGFRRVEQLRDVMVRNGDAGKQIWLTEFGWSSDPIHPSYAWHRVSEQDKADYVVEAYRWAYLHWQPWIGVMVLWNIASPDWNESREEYWWSVTDPDGSTRPAYDALVAARKSGYLPDIN, encoded by the coding sequence GTGGAGCTGAGCCAAGCCCAGCAGCTTCACGGCTACGTCACCCCGTCCGAGACCAGGAAGGACGCCGCGGCCCCACCATCGCAATCGTCGCCTACCGCGGCTGCCGGCGCCACCACCGGCGCTGGCACGTCCACTCCACTGCCGACGGGAGACCAGACAGCGGCGTCCGATTCGTCGGGCGCGTCGACCGCGGACGATAGCGGCACCCTGGCTGGAGGGGCGGACGTGACAGCCCAGCGCGTCATTCCCCACGTGAGCGGGCCCCAATACGGCATGAACATCTTCGTGTGGGACAAGCCGCTCACCATCGACCGAGACCTGCGCAAGGTCACCAGCGCGCAGTTTGGCTGGCAGAAGACGCTCTTTCAATGGCGACTCATCGAGCCGGAGCGCGGCGTCTTCGACTGGTCCGCTGCCGATGCCGTCGTGCGCGCGTCGAACGATGCCGGCGTGAGGGTGATCGCGCGGCTGGATTTCCAGCCCGATTGGGCGCGAGCCGATGGCGCGCACAATGGACCGCCGGACAACTACGACGACTTCGGCGACTTCGTTCAGGCGCTGGTCGATCGCTACCAGAGCGGCTCCCCGTACGGCACCATCGATGCGATCGAGGTGTGGAACGAGCCGAATCTCTGGCGCGATTGGGGCGGCGCCTCGATCGGGCCGGGCAGCGCCGCCAATTACGTGCGGCTCCTCTGCACCGCGTATCGGGCGGCGAAGCAGACGTCCGCCGACATCGTGGTGATCAGCGCGGCGCTGACGCCCACGGGTACCTTGAATTCCGAGGCTGCTAATGACGTCGTCTTCACGCAGTGGATGTACGACGCGGGCGCGAAGCCCTGCTTCGACGTGCTGGGGGCCCATGGAGCGGGCTACAAAGCGCCGCCGTGGGTTGGGACCGCCGAGCTGGCGGCCAATCCGCTCTGGGGCGGGGATCAGTCGTTCGGATTTCGCCGCGTCGAGCAGCTCCGCGACGTGATGGTGCGAAATGGCGATGCCGGCAAGCAGATCTGGCTGACCGAGTTCGGATGGTCGAGCGATCCAATCCATCCGAGCTATGCGTGGCACCGAGTCTCCGAACAGGACAAGGCGGACTACGTCGTCGAGGCCTATCGATGGGCCTACCTCCACTGGCAGCCCTGGATCGGGGTTATGGTGCTCTGGAACATCGCGTCGCCGGATTGGAACGAGAGTCGCGAAGAGTACTGGTGGAGCGTCACCGATCCGGACGGGTCGACGCGGCCGGCCTACGACGCCCTCGTCGCCGCCCGAAAGAGCGGCTATCTCCCGGACATCAACTGA